One segment of Gilliamella sp. ESL0441 DNA contains the following:
- a CDS encoding helix-turn-helix transcriptional regulator, which yields MTTFTDRLNLALKNSGLSQHQLAEKVKISQPAIQKLLSGKSSTSRKIVEIASALNVDLLWLTKGIGSATNNKSKSNASMLGAIDEWDQQTPLDDDEVELPFYKDVRLAAGNGFADDIEDYNGYKLRLSRSTMRKYGIDKDCAVCLTVYGDSMEPVFRDGSTVGINQADKNIRDGKIYAINHDGLLRIKILEKLPGNHVKIRSYNPEYSDEVVSQDEITVLGRVWWQSSILD from the coding sequence ATGACTACATTTACAGATAGATTAAATTTAGCATTGAAAAATTCTGGTTTGTCACAGCATCAATTAGCTGAAAAAGTGAAAATTAGCCAACCAGCTATTCAAAAACTTCTTTCAGGGAAATCGAGTACATCTAGAAAAATTGTCGAAATAGCTAGTGCATTAAATGTCGACTTATTATGGCTAACTAAAGGAATTGGTTCAGCTACAAATAATAAAAGTAAATCAAATGCATCAATGCTCGGTGCTATTGATGAATGGGACCAGCAAACACCTCTTGATGATGATGAAGTTGAATTGCCTTTTTATAAAGATGTTCGACTTGCAGCTGGTAATGGATTTGCAGATGATATAGAAGATTACAATGGATATAAATTAAGATTATCACGCTCAACAATGCGTAAATATGGTATTGATAAAGATTGTGCTGTCTGTTTAACTGTTTATGGAGATAGTATGGAACCTGTCTTTAGAGACGGTTCTACAGTAGGTATAAATCAAGCAGATAAAAATATCCGAGATGGAAAAATATATGCAATCAATCATGACGGATTGTTAAGAATAAAAATACTCGAAAAATTACCGGGTAATCATGTTAAAATTCGTAGTTATAATCCCGAATACAGTGACGAAGTTGTATCTCAAGATGAAATAACCGTGTTAGGAAGAGTTTGGTGGCAATCATCGATATTAGATTAA